The proteins below come from a single Tachysurus fulvidraco isolate hzauxx_2018 chromosome 26, HZAU_PFXX_2.0, whole genome shotgun sequence genomic window:
- the rnf170 gene encoding E3 ubiquitin-protein ligase RNF170 translates to MEKTDCPDANPSIPDELSLIEGVSDPVLLVVILCVTFLACLATLLCRNEQQRIHPENQEQVRAVRQQLQTEQEAASPSQRHQYYSDMSCPVCLQQAVLPVETNCGHLFCGSCIIAYWRYGTWLGAISCPICRQIVTLLFPLFRGTEQRAQTQGDGQPYANQILDDVNDYNRRFSGQPRSLLDRLRDVPTLLRHAFREMFSVGGLFWMFRIRILLCLVGALTYLASPLDFIPEALFGLLGFMDDFFVILLLFIYISIMYREVVTQRLNG, encoded by the exons ATGGAAAAGACAGACTGTCCGGATGCAAATCCTTCCATCCCTGATGAGCTCTCACTTATCGAGGGTGTCAGTGACCCGGTGCTGCTTGTGGTCATCCTGTGTGTGACGTTCCTGGCTTGTCTGGCCACACTGCtgtgcag gaatgAGCAGCAGAGGATCCACCCCGAGAATCAAGAGCAAGTCCGAGCAGTTCGGCAGCAGCTACAGACTGAGCAG GAAGCAGCATCCCCATCACAGAGACATCAGTACTACTCAGACATGTCCTGTCCGGTGTGTCTCCAGCAGGCCGTTCTCCCCGTGGAGACTAACTGTGGTCATCTTTTCTGTG GTTCCTGTATTATTGCCTACTGGCGCTACGGCACGTGGCTCGGAGCCATCAGCTGTCCCATCTGCAGACAAATA GTGACTCTGCTGTTCCCGCTTTTCCGTGGCACGGAGCAGAGAGCTCAGACGCAAGGAGACGGACAGCCCTACGCGAACCAGATCCTCGACGATGTCAACGATTACAACCGCAGGTTCTCGGGACAGCCCAGATCT CTCCTGGACCGTTTGCGTGACGTCCCCACTCTCCTCCGCCATGCCTTCAGGGAGATGTTCTCTGTCGGCGGACTCTTCTGGATGTTCCGTATCCGGATCCTGTTGTGCCTGGTGGGGGCGCTGACCTACCTAGCCTCTCCGCTCGACTTCATTCCCGAGGCTCTGTTCGGCTTGCTCGGCTTCATGGACGACTTCTTcgtcatcctcctcctctttatCTACATCTCTATCATGTACAGGGAGGTGGTGACACAGAGGCTGAACGGCTGA